One stretch of Legionella birminghamensis DNA includes these proteins:
- the hutU gene encoding urocanate hydratase: MSVELGKGRLVKARTGKELEARNWLTEAALRMLCNNLDPEVAEKPDSLIVYGGLGKAARNWDCFDAIVRVLKKLESNQTLLVQSGKPVGIFTTHEDAPRVLIANSNLVPHWANWDHFNELDKKGLMMYGQMTAGSWIYIGSQGIVQGTFETFVAAGKKHYHGHLAGKWILTAGLGGMGGAQPLAATMAGASMLAVECDLNRINKRLQTRYLDRSTDNLEEALAWIEESTLNNTPVSVGLLGNAAEVFPELVRRGIKPDLITDQTSAHDPLNGYLPRGWTLEKAAAMRISHPHEVIEAAKLSMAEQVKAMLYFLNQGIPVFDYGNNIRQMAFESGVRDAFLIPGFVPSYIRPLFCEGVGPFRWVALSGDPEDIYATDRKVKQLLPDNKSLHRWLDMAKEKISFQGLPARICWVGLKDRARLGLAFNEMVRNGELKAPVVIGRDHLDSGSVASPNRETEGMLDGSDAVSDWPLLNALLNCASGASWVSIHHGGGVGMGFSQHAGMVIVADGTEAAARRLERVLHNDPASGVMRHADAGYPLAQQCARENQLWLPMMEEECAHV; the protein is encoded by the coding sequence ATGAGTGTGGAATTAGGAAAGGGCCGTTTGGTAAAAGCCAGAACAGGAAAGGAACTGGAGGCTAGAAACTGGTTGACGGAAGCTGCTTTAAGAATGTTGTGTAACAATCTGGATCCTGAAGTTGCAGAAAAGCCTGACTCACTGATTGTATACGGCGGACTTGGTAAAGCAGCCAGGAACTGGGATTGTTTTGATGCCATTGTCAGAGTCTTGAAAAAGCTGGAATCCAACCAGACCCTTTTAGTTCAGTCCGGTAAACCAGTCGGTATTTTTACAACCCATGAAGATGCGCCTCGCGTATTGATTGCGAATTCAAATTTGGTTCCGCATTGGGCTAACTGGGACCATTTCAATGAACTGGATAAAAAAGGCTTGATGATGTACGGCCAAATGACCGCAGGAAGCTGGATTTATATCGGTTCCCAAGGCATTGTCCAAGGTACTTTTGAAACGTTCGTTGCTGCGGGAAAAAAACATTATCATGGGCATTTAGCTGGAAAATGGATTCTTACTGCAGGGCTTGGCGGCATGGGCGGTGCACAACCACTTGCTGCAACGATGGCTGGAGCCAGTATGCTAGCAGTGGAGTGCGATCTGAATCGAATCAATAAGCGTCTGCAAACCCGCTATCTGGATCGCAGCACTGATAATCTCGAGGAAGCTTTAGCCTGGATAGAGGAGTCGACTCTTAATAATACGCCTGTTTCTGTTGGTTTATTAGGTAATGCTGCAGAAGTTTTTCCTGAGTTAGTAAGGCGCGGTATAAAACCGGATTTAATCACTGATCAAACCAGTGCACATGATCCATTGAATGGCTATTTGCCCAGGGGATGGACATTGGAAAAAGCGGCAGCCATGAGAATCAGTCACCCGCACGAGGTTATTGAGGCGGCAAAATTATCTATGGCTGAGCAAGTCAAAGCGATGCTTTATTTTCTAAACCAGGGAATTCCTGTTTTTGATTATGGAAATAATATTCGTCAAATGGCCTTTGAAAGCGGTGTGCGCGATGCCTTTCTAATCCCTGGCTTTGTTCCCAGTTATATCCGGCCCCTGTTTTGCGAGGGAGTAGGTCCTTTTCGCTGGGTTGCCTTATCGGGTGATCCGGAAGATATTTATGCAACAGATAGAAAAGTAAAGCAGTTATTGCCAGACAATAAGTCACTGCACCGCTGGCTGGATATGGCTAAAGAAAAAATCAGTTTTCAGGGGTTACCGGCCAGAATCTGCTGGGTAGGGCTGAAAGACAGGGCTAGATTGGGTCTGGCATTTAACGAAATGGTCAGAAATGGCGAGTTAAAAGCACCTGTGGTCATTGGTCGTGATCATCTCGATTCAGGCTCTGTTGCCAGTCCCAATCGGGAAACAGAAGGCATGTTGGACGGCAGTGATGCGGTCTCTGATTGGCCTTTACTTAATGCCTTGCTTAATTGCGCCAGCGGGGCAAGCTGGGTGAGTATCCACCATGGGGGAGGGGTTGGAATGGGGTTCTCACAACATGCTGGCATGGTCATTGTTGCAGATGGCACGGAAGCGGCTGCTCGTCGACTGGAAAGAGTATTGCACAATGATCCTGCTTCCGGCGTTATGCGCCATGCGGATGCAGGATATCCACTGGCGCAACAATGTGCCCGGGAAAACCAATTGTGGTTACCAATGATGGAAGAGGAATGTGCCCATGTTTGA
- the hutH gene encoding histidine ammonia-lyase — protein MFESANILPGELTLARIRKLLTSRQPINLDDRSHSLIEASFREVESVIYNEKIVYGINTGFGSLASQTISTENLKQLQRNIVLSHACGTGELLDDETVALILLLKINSLAQGYSGVSPALLHAFITLYNHQIWPCVPAKGSVGASGDLVPLAHLSLPLLGVGNVRYQNVEMPAEQGLALAGLSTLELGPKEGLALLNGLQVSAALCLQAYYQCVQMFEAAIIVGCLSLDAAQGSDTPFDDRIHQVRGHQAQRVVAGLYRELLAGSEIRESHRACKRVQDPYSLRCQPQIMGAVLHQMNFVRDTLSVEVNAITDNPLVFTKEHEILSGGNFHGEALAMAADNLALAIAEIGANSERRIALLIDKNFSGLPAYLVREGGINSGFMIAHVTAAACASDNKALAHPHSVDSLPTSANQEDHVSMATNAARRLHLMLDNTKTILAIELLAACQGLDFHKPLATSNSLQTFYNSVRNDVAHYESDRYFAPDIEAVKQKISQGEFRIPEMMLHSPLY, from the coding sequence ATGTTTGAATCTGCCAATATTCTACCTGGTGAACTAACCCTTGCCAGAATCAGGAAGCTTTTGACCTCCAGACAGCCAATAAATCTTGATGATCGATCTCATTCACTTATAGAAGCTTCATTCAGGGAAGTAGAATCGGTTATTTATAATGAGAAAATTGTTTATGGCATTAATACTGGTTTTGGATCCTTAGCCTCCCAAACAATAAGCACCGAAAATCTAAAGCAACTACAGCGAAACATTGTCCTGTCCCATGCCTGTGGAACGGGTGAGTTACTGGATGATGAAACGGTCGCCTTAATCCTCTTACTGAAGATAAACAGTCTGGCGCAGGGATATTCCGGAGTCAGTCCGGCGCTGCTGCACGCCTTTATAACCCTGTATAATCACCAGATCTGGCCTTGTGTCCCTGCTAAAGGGTCAGTCGGCGCTTCTGGCGATTTGGTGCCTTTGGCTCATCTTAGCCTGCCATTATTAGGTGTTGGCAATGTTCGCTACCAAAATGTTGAAATGCCCGCAGAGCAGGGTCTTGCTTTAGCCGGATTAAGTACTTTGGAGTTAGGCCCTAAAGAAGGCCTGGCTTTATTAAATGGTTTGCAGGTTTCTGCTGCATTATGCTTACAGGCTTATTATCAGTGTGTACAGATGTTTGAAGCAGCAATCATTGTCGGCTGCCTGTCTTTGGATGCTGCACAGGGAAGTGACACGCCTTTTGACGATCGTATTCATCAGGTACGCGGCCATCAGGCGCAACGGGTGGTGGCAGGGCTTTATCGCGAGTTATTAGCTGGCAGCGAAATCAGAGAATCACACCGGGCTTGCAAGCGGGTACAGGATCCCTACTCATTGCGTTGCCAACCGCAGATTATGGGAGCTGTGCTGCATCAAATGAACTTTGTCAGAGATACCTTGTCGGTTGAAGTTAATGCGATCACTGATAATCCGCTGGTCTTTACCAAAGAGCATGAAATATTATCGGGCGGGAATTTTCATGGCGAAGCCTTGGCGATGGCCGCTGATAATCTGGCGCTGGCTATTGCGGAAATTGGGGCAAATTCCGAACGGCGCATCGCTCTGTTAATCGATAAAAATTTCAGCGGGTTGCCAGCGTATCTGGTCAGGGAAGGGGGAATAAATTCCGGTTTTATGATTGCCCATGTTACAGCAGCAGCCTGCGCAAGTGACAATAAGGCCCTGGCTCATCCTCATTCAGTTGATAGCCTGCCGACATCCGCTAACCAGGAAGATCATGTCTCTATGGCTACAAATGCCGCAAGACGATTGCATTTGATGCTGGATAATACAAAAACCATTTTGGCAATCGAATTGTTGGCTGCTTGCCAGGGGCTGGATTTTCATAAACCATTGGCCACTTCAAACAGTTTGCAAACTTTTTATAACAGCGTGAGAAATGATGTTGCGCATTACGAGTCAGATCGTTATTTTGCTCCCGATATTGAAGCAGTAAAACAGAAAATATCCCAGGGAGAATTCAGAATTCCTGAAATGATGTTACACTCCCCGCTTTATTAA
- the rnhA gene encoding ribonuclease HI, producing the protein MIVEIYTDGACKGNPGPGGWGALLRYKGQEKKIYGGENHTTNNRMELMAAIQALAVLKRSCQVELYTDSQYVRQGMTGWLFQWKKNGWKNSKKEAVKNADLWQQLDALAQKHQINWHWVKGHSGHIENELADQLANLAISELQQN; encoded by the coding sequence ATGATTGTTGAAATTTATACAGATGGAGCATGCAAAGGCAACCCCGGTCCTGGCGGATGGGGTGCGCTGCTGCGCTATAAAGGTCAGGAAAAAAAGATATACGGCGGTGAAAATCACACAACCAATAACAGAATGGAGCTGATGGCGGCCATCCAGGCATTAGCAGTTTTGAAACGCTCTTGCCAGGTTGAATTGTATACTGATTCTCAGTATGTCAGACAAGGCATGACCGGCTGGCTTTTCCAGTGGAAAAAAAACGGCTGGAAAAACTCAAAAAAAGAAGCCGTAAAAAATGCAGATCTCTGGCAGCAGCTCGACGCATTAGCCCAAAAGCACCAGATTAACTGGCATTGGGTTAAAGGCCATTCCGGCCATATCGAAAATGAACTGGCTGATCAACTGGCAAATCTCGCAATCAGTGAGCTGCAACAGAACTAA
- the dnaQ gene encoding DNA polymerase III subunit epsilon, with protein sequence MRQIVLDTETTGINHEAGHRIIEIGCVELLDRKLTGNHFHVYINPDREVDEGAFRVHGISTEFLQDKPRFKDIADEFLKFICDSELIIHNAPFDVGFINAELMHLKHPDKLNKYCNVLDTLVMAKEKHPGQRNSLDALCKRYEIDNSHRQLHGALLDAEILALVYLAMTGGQTSLFGSELEEEQQIVIETETIISEIKHNIPIYHASEEELSKHSNFIEFLVKKSGVNRWEETTE encoded by the coding sequence ATGCGTCAAATTGTCCTCGATACAGAAACCACCGGTATAAACCATGAAGCAGGCCACCGCATTATTGAAATCGGTTGTGTCGAGCTTTTGGATCGGAAACTAACTGGAAATCACTTTCATGTATATATCAATCCTGATCGCGAAGTAGACGAGGGGGCTTTCCGAGTTCATGGTATCAGTACAGAGTTTCTGCAAGACAAGCCTCGCTTCAAAGACATTGCCGATGAATTTCTGAAATTTATATGTGATAGTGAGCTTATCATTCATAATGCTCCCTTCGACGTGGGATTCATTAATGCCGAATTAATGCATCTAAAACATCCAGACAAACTTAATAAATATTGCAATGTTCTCGATACATTAGTAATGGCAAAGGAAAAACATCCTGGACAGAGAAATAGTCTGGATGCACTTTGCAAGCGATACGAAATTGATAATTCACACCGTCAATTGCACGGAGCGCTTCTTGACGCGGAAATCCTGGCTCTGGTTTATCTGGCGATGACTGGTGGTCAAACCAGCCTATTTGGCAGCGAGCTTGAGGAAGAACAGCAAATTGTCATTGAAACCGAAACCATCATCAGTGAAATAAAACATAATATTCCCATCTACCATGCGAGTGAAGAGGAATTGTCAAAGCATAGTAATTTTATTGAATTTTTGGTTAAAAAATCTGGGGTGAATCGTTGGGAAGAAACAACAGAGTGA